In Amphiprion ocellaris isolate individual 3 ecotype Okinawa chromosome 2, ASM2253959v1, whole genome shotgun sequence, the genomic stretch TGAGATAATTTAGGACCAAAACACttaaaacaagtaaaacagTCTTACATAAAATCTGCTAAGTGAGAAAAATTATCttatcagacaaaaaataagtaaatatcacCCTTATCTGAGATATTTAATCTTTCttagatttcagtttttgcagtgtgagaATGAGTCATAACACGGTGTTAAACCATCTACTGGCAGGCATCCAGAGGAGAGGATTAaatgtgtgtgcttgttgtcACAGAGGTTTAAATGTGCATGTGGCACTGGTGGAAGAAGAGCTCTGACTTTTTAGTAAAACTAAACCTACAGCAATATAAAAATACTCTTACAAGTAAATGTTCTGTGCTTAAATAATGTAGATCTATTAGAGGTAACCATAGCTTAGGTGGTAGAGCAGGTTGTTCACAAATCACAAGGACGGTAGCTCAACCTCAGGCCTCTTTGTGTTCCACTAGCTGTTGTAACTAAATGCAGTCTCCCATTCAGCATTTCTTTAATCTGTCTTTCTGGAAAAAATGAAGTGTGTTCCTGTGTTCTTGGATAAATGTCCATCAATTTTTTGTAAACAAGGTTAAAATATGATTACCTCATGAGCAGCTCCCATGAAAAGATTCACAATGAAAACACGAAGAACATGCGACCTCTCtttggttctttttttcttattatctGGTAAATCATTCAAAAAATATCTCTATTGCTGCATGAAGTCGAGGATTTACAGTCTGAGGTGTTCAGGGAGCTTCTCCTTTGTGCATGTTTCCTCCTTCTGCCTTTTTTTATGAGGCTCATCCTGTTTCAACTTTTTCTCTGGTGGGAACTAGCACATTACTGACATAATTTGTCCATCTTCAGTGTAATCAGACAGCCTGAACCAGTTGTTCACCTGCTCCTCTGCTGCACTGTAGAGCGAGGACACAACTCTGTGGATGTCATTCCTCCGGTCTGCTTTCAGAACCACAATATGAGTTTTGTCTGGGTGGACTGGAGACAGCAGTCTGCCAGCAGCTGGCCTGGAGGGAGTCGTGAAGTGTTACGGAGAAAATTGTGACTCAGTTACATCGCAGAATTATTAACGCTGTGTTAGGTCTGCTGATGCTGGCTCTGGATAGGGCCCCTccttcctcttgttttcttccttttcaggTATGCTGAGCACTGTGGCAACGGCAGGTGAGGGCAATCCTTGATCAATCAGCAGAAGCAGGAGCAGGTGTGCCAGAGCCAATCAGCTGACTTCTCCTACACAATATAACCTGACTCCACTGTTTAGTCGAcgccggtgttccagtttgactggtgatcaggttaactggcaatagtttccgtctccagatgtttcgttcgcagattcgtcacgatcagacctggatttacgtgaaataaaggtaccagataaagaagacctcgccgaaaaacgtcggcatcactgcttaataaagtctgtatccatgtaaatatcatctacagacagtaaaaagaaacgtgcgggccgaaataaaaaacacgtatttttcaagtacggtgagaggattcgaaaccacgtaatccagcgaaaAAACTATGAGatcaccgttttactcattgtacTACCAATCACCTCTgcaagcattctgcttcatccatgCAATGTAATGCAGTGATAGCTGTCTGTATATCCTAGCGTATGttctatttctattctatttctaTCTTCACATTTTAAGCTTCTGGACTTTTCTAATACtctattttattataaataccTGCATTTTTGGCACCTTATTACTGTTTCTTCAACCAACACGATTTGCACATTCTtttatacaccaatcaggcataacattgtgACCACAGTGGGGCATGGACCCAGGACCTCTTGGGATGTCCTGTAGtaccgggatggtggcagtgaattctgtgggtcctatgggttgcagggtggaacctaactagatcaggcttatcctggcacatcccacagatgctcagtaagatctggatctggggagtgtggaacccgggtgaccaccttagctctgttgtgttccccgggtcactcctgagcagtttttgtggtgtgtcggggtgcattgtcctgctgagggtgacatctggcatcaaggactgctgttgccatgggtgGTTGGGTGAGTTGCTGGACCTGccatgtttaggtgggtggaacatgtcaaacatccacatgaatgtcaggactcaaggtttcccagcagaacatttcattataaaaagatgattgatgttattcacttcacctgtcagtggtcataatgttgtggctgatcggtgtatattgtCTCCTTATCTACCTTGAATGTAGCGTGTGTGCGCTCCTGGATTTCTAGAATTGCCTGAaggggataaataaagtgtctgtctgttttaattCTGCATACTTTTAATGGTGGCAGTTTGTCGAAGCATTACAGAACATAAAACAGAGCTCATGTGGTAACCCACAGACTTTCTCAATAGAAGCGTTATACTTCCTGTTTACATCAGTCAAAGCCACCAAATTATAAGAACTGCTCCAAAACCTAAGGCAAACTGATGGTCCAAATCTACCtaatacaaagaacaaaaatgggAGTTACAAAATATACTATGGACTATTTCAATAAAGTGTTTCTGTAAATCTTATTTTTCAGTATTCAtggtttcagatttttttttcacacagaaCATGAGCATTCAGGGCCTACCAGAGATGAAGGGCTATGACCCACTAGATACCACCCTCAAGTTTGTCACCAGGAGGGACGACTTGGATCCAATTTGTaagattctttttctttttcactgaaCAGAAAAATGCTACAAACAACAGTTTCAGTAGTTTTTCTTCCCCTTCCTCTGTAATTGTCTCCTCATATTTTCATGAACTCACAGCTGTATGAACTGCATATTACCAAGTAATGTAGCTGATATTTGCTTTTGCCCACCTCAGCCTCAGATGATGACTCTCTCAGAGCAGAGATGTCCTGCGGCCACGCCGTCACTCCTGAATCTCTAACACAGTGGTGTCGCAACCTGCTGGACCAGGTATAATGGATGCAGTATCTGTATGTGCACAATGGAATCGAAAGAGAGACAAGATTATACACATCGATGAGACGGGATACAGGTGAAGCCAATGAGGGCAGAACAGACAATCagaaaggagggaaaacagagaaagagaggaagcaCAAGCACTAAGTAGCTTATTGAAAAGGGATGTAAACTGTGCACTTACAAAGATAGGGACAGGAGATATAAAAGCAGAAACCAAAGCCAGgtcagatttaaaaacaagaaaaatactcagagagcgcagtactccaccaaggcttctgagtcgttgtgtcatttccgacaaaaaaaatgaccttgcactgcgcacaggcgtgtgttatgcatgtgtacgttatatacAGATATCGAATtgcgtgacttaaatatgtgGCGGGCGGTGGAAAGTGATggaactcggaaacaccccaacaatttaatcaattgttccttgtatgatttccaacagataagtcccgataagtccacagcagtcgatttgcAGAAGGATCGCAATtttgtgatcgtcagcaggcaactgatgtagtgttcacttgttatcatagttacagtgaccacgatctcgcaatgatacagaagtctttaacaaatccatacaTCCAGACTAGAAGCcgaaaatctaatcacttggtccttgtgtcatttctgaccttccctgaaaatttcatccaaattcgttattcggtttttgagtaatgttgcgaacagacagacagacagacgcttaTCGCCACAAAACTCCAACGTTCCTTGATGGAgtgaaaaatatatgaaaagtaGGAGAACAGAAGTATAAACTTGCAAGAAAGAGAAATGCTCAAGTAGAGTCAGATCTCTTAATTACCTCAATATTCTACTTAAGTAAAAAGTCCCTTGAttgctttctgtcatttcaaaatgatttttctttgtgttttaaggggcattacacatttaaatgcCCTGCACTGGTAGAGGGGACCACAAGGTGCAATAAGGCGTGGTCGTACCAAGAGGTGCGCAGACTGGCAGATTTATCTGTTGAGGAAATGCAGCACTTTGAGGACAACATGGCCCGCATGGCTGCTGCTAGACACTGCGAGTTTCAGCCAGTAAGTGGTCCAGTGCTCTGTGGTTGTATTAATGCTGACTTTTCAGGGATTTACTCTGactcaaacattaaaaccaaatcAAGTGgactgatgtttattttttcttcactgttctcCCCCATCAGTGTCCCCAgtgcaaaacaaacatggagAGGAAGGATCTTTCCAACCTGTGTGTCACATGTATCATATGCACAGCTGATCAGGGGGGAACCTATCAGTTCTGCTGGCAGTGTCAGAAGCCATGGAAGGGCTCAGCTCCTCGATCGGACCGCTGTGGCAACGATGACTGCATCAACAGGGACCTGCAACTGCTGCAGACATGCAAATCCATCGACCTGCCGGAGGTGGCGGGCGTCACCAGCTGCCCCTCTATCCGACTCTGTCCTACATGTGGCATGAAGATAGAACATAAtagacaaaactgcaaaaattttATATGTCCTCGATGTCATAAGGAGTTCTGCTTTGTTTGCCTGAAACTAACGCGGCAATGTTGCAAGACCAGTTCACCATTCAGAATCTGCCCAGGCGGTGTAGCTCCAAGACAGACTTCTATTCCGGTATGGCAGAGAAAATGAAGGCAATCCGGTGTCTTATCTTAATTCAACAAGAGATCTTTAACAGAagtgtttaaaaacacaacaaaaaaatcaatgcatttattttgaaaggtctcAATATAGTCTCCTGGACACCAAATGTTTGTGGCATGTAACTCTGCTCCACAAGACAACTAGGTTCTTATTTGTGgtttctctgcctccctctggCTGAACTTTAAATTGCACATGACAAATATGTTTGGTATTTACCTCTGAATCTCCATTACTGAAATACTTAAGATGTTTTATATATACAAAATGGaacctgttttattttaattagctTTTTCTGTATACCAGTGTGGCAAAATCTACCTGGTAAAACTTAATTTATACTCAGTGTGAGAGGGAAtcttttataaaaaatagatctGAATGTAAATTTTGATTTACATCTCAAATTCACCCAGACAAGgctattgtgtgtctgtatcaTTAACATTAGAAACACTCATTAAGATCAAGTAAATTAAACATAACTtaaggttttgtgttttcattccaATCAGACAAGTGTCATGGTACTTT encodes the following:
- the LOC111588586 gene encoding uncharacterized protein LOC111588586, translated to MVSDFFFTQNMSIQGLPEMKGYDPLDTTLKFVTRRDDLDPISSDDDSLRAEMSCGHAVTPESLTQWCRNLLDQGHYTFKCPALVEGTTRCNKAWSYQEVRRLADLSVEEMQHFEDNMARMAAARHCEFQPCPQCKTNMERKDLSNLCVTCIICTADQGGTYQFCWQCQKPWKGSAPRSDRCGNDDCINRDLQLLQTCKSIDLPEVAGVTSCPSIRLCPTCGMKIEHNRQNCKNFICPRCHKEFCFVCLKLTRQCCKTSSPFRICPGGVAPRQTSIPVWQRK